CCAACCTTGGAGAAGGATCTGAACATAGACAGGGAAGAAAACACAGGACTTACATCCCCAGAGCCTCAGCTTCCAAACGGTCCTAGTGAGTATGAAGACTTCGATCCACAGGGGTTAGTCCCTCTCTTCTGGGGTGCGGGGCTGGGGTCCCAGCATTATCATGTCTGGGGGAGTTGGCACTCAGCTGCCAAAGCCTCTCCATCCCTTACTCTCCAGAGACCTACAGTCCAATGTCTTATGTTTAAGGTTGAGGGGAAGTTGTCAGCCAACATCAGCGTTTGGTTGCAATGAGTTTGGTGTATTGAAAATGTGCCTTATTAACTGTTGTGCGTGGAATCCCTTCTTCCAGCAGGTGTGGTGGGAGCTAAGGAGGGGAAGGAACCCCAAAGAAGAGGCTCTGTGGAAAATGTGGATGCTGACACACTTTCTGCCTGCGTTGTGGAGAGAGAAGCTTTGACTCACAGCGGGAACAGAGGAGACGCTCTGGATCTGAGATGTCCCAAAAGAAGCAAACCAGACGCCACCTCCATTTCCCAAGAAGGGCCTCAAGGAGGAGCCACACCTGTGGGCAACAGCGAATCCCCGGGAAAACCTGAGATAAATTCAGTTTATTCCTCAGGGCCTGCGGGCGCAGTCAGTCAGCCTGTTGGCCAAGAAGCCAAGGAACTGCCGCTCTTTGCATGTGGCGTGTGCAATAAGAGGTTTACGTGTAATTCCAAGCTAGCCATCCACACGAGATCACACACAGGAGAGAGACCCTTTCAATGTAATTTCTGTGAGAGGTGCTTCATGCAGCTCTCAGACCTCCGCGTTCACCAGCGAATCCACACTGGTGAGAAGCCCTACACATGCGACGTCTGCAACAAACGGTTCAACAGGATGTTCTCCTTGAAGTGTCACAAGAGGAGCCACACGGGGGAGAAGCCCTATAAATGTAACGACTGCAAGAAAGTTTTCACCTACAGGAAGAACTTGAATGAGCACAAGCTCATCCACTCcggagagaaaccctataaatgtcCCAAGTGTCTAAGAGCCTTTCGTCGGCCTGAAACGTTAAAATGCCACCAGAAAACACATCAAGAAACCACTGCACCCAGAGAATGTGAAGGATGATTTTTCATTGATGTTATTAGATGAGATATGACATGAAGCAGGTGCAAGGGCGCCTGGCACACAGAGGGAGTGCCCTAGATAGGAATGCCAGGATGTCCGAGTAAATATTCTTCTCCCCACAGAGCTTTGTTTTCGTACAGGTTTATTTGGGTTTGtgttgctgttctttttttttttttttttttgagacggagtcttgttctgtcgcccaggctaaagtgcagtggtgtgatctcggctcactgccagctccgtctcctaggttcacaccattctcctgcctcagcctcccgaatagctgggactacaggcgcccgccaccatacccggctaattttttgtatttttagtagacacggggtttcaccgttagccaggatggtctcgatctcctgacctcgtgatccgccctcctcaccctcccaaagtgctgggattacaggagtgagccaccgcgcctggcctgttcttTCAATAAACAAACATCTAATTAGTTTTCAGTATTTCATAACAAAAAACGGAGCCTTTTGATTGACATGCTATTATCCACTGTTTTGCTGTAAAGTAAGGTTGTCAAAGTAGGTGTTCAGATTAAATACACAATGCCTCGGGAAATCTGtgtttcaaataaacaattttttttagtatCAGCCTGTTctaaattattcattatttatctgAAACTCAGCTTCTATTGGGTATCctgcactgttttcttttttgtttctttttcttttcttttcttttttttgagatggggtctcactctttcacccaggctggagtgcagtggtgtaatcacagctcactgcagacttgatcgcggctcaagcaattctgccgtCTTGgccactggagtagctgggactagaagaACACACCACACcatgtcagctaatttttgtattttttgaagagaggggttttgccacgttgcccagcctggtcttgaactcctaagttcaagtgatctgcctgcctcggcctcccaaagtgctattacaggtgtgagccactgcatcctgcATTGTTTGTATTAGGCTTTATTAGTATTACTTCAttcaaattttttgaaataaattttttgtagtgatgggatctggttttgttgccaaggctgatctcgaagtcctggcctcaagcgagccttccaccttggcctccagaagtgctgggagtatacatgtgagccaccacgcctggctaacgaCTTTTTCAGAGCTGTTTTAGGTTCACAGGGAAATTTAGTGGACAGCACAGAGTTCCCCTAGACTCCTTCCCCACACAGCACAGCCTCTCTCCGCCCAGCATCCCCAGCAGAGCGGTGCACCTGTTCCATCAGTGAGCCTGCCTGGACACATCACCAGCACCCAGAGTCCGTGGTGTCCATTAGGGCTCTGGGTGTTG
This portion of the Pongo abelii isolate AG06213 chromosome 20, NHGRI_mPonAbe1-v2.0_pri, whole genome shotgun sequence genome encodes:
- the LOC100443720 gene encoding LOW QUALITY PROTEIN: putative zinc finger and SCAN domain-containing protein 5D (The sequence of the model RefSeq protein was modified relative to this genomic sequence to represent the inferred CDS: substituted 1 base at 1 genomic stop codon); translated protein: MSRVQVLTFVHTHEVIAVIKKLNIPTILQRFPRLFIICPSHNCIPGQPLGLRRNXKQGLESFDFSINRHSSAPGQLESTSQMRESWRQKAGRRMFSCPEESDPIQALRKLTELCHLWLRPDLHTKEQILDMLVMEQFMISMPQELQVLVKVNGVQSCKDLEDLLRNNRRPKKWSVVNFLGKEYLMQESDVEMAEIPASVRDDPGGVSSKRASSVNEMRPGEGQASQELQTLPKVPALSRRQEEDFLLPETIFMKSDPKALRPKPTLEKDLNIDREENTGLTSPEPQLPNGPSVVGAKEGKEPQRRGSVENVDADTLSACVVEREALTHSGNRGDALDLRCPKRSKPDATSISQEGPQGGATPVGNSESPGKPEINSVYSSGPAGAVSQPVGQEAKELPLFACGVCNKRFTCNSKLAIHTRSHTGERPFQCNFCERCFMQLSDLRVHQRIHTGEKPYTCDVCNKRFNRMFSLKCHKRSHTGEKPYKCNDCKKVFTYRKNLNEHKLIHSGEKPYKCPKCLRAFRRPETLKCHQKTHQETTAPRECEG